One part of the Nitrospinaceae bacterium genome encodes these proteins:
- a CDS encoding aminopeptidase P family protein: MNLSTKERDRRHTRLRADMERENLDILVVYGNSGRQGPRTGNLAYVSNFRSFSGQQVLVFPLKGEPVLFVGVENQRIEANRAGWIEDVRCEAMTPVPTQACDYLKEISDSGKRIGISTLSIIPYTWYQEFQDQVPAKEWVDSGAMVWEPRLIQSSEEIEMSRHAAHLGDRIWERICEFAKEGVTELDIRAEMDNVILPDGGTENFNMMGLASMANGGEAPWGYVIPQTKRAMKMGDALLLEISPRVEGYWNQLVRVLCLGPAEQWLIDAYDVVRVARDAALGCLKPGEPMVGMVNAMDEVFKIKGFEVWPFGLVHITGLDLTDYMITPKSTGTIEPGMVITVHPMYQLSPDRQIFWGESYVVTDSGFEQLNRCSDELACL, translated from the coding sequence GTGAATCTTTCCACAAAAGAGCGGGACCGCCGCCATACAAGGCTACGCGCCGACATGGAGCGAGAAAATCTGGACATTCTCGTTGTCTATGGAAACAGCGGGCGCCAGGGGCCGCGCACCGGTAATCTGGCCTATGTGAGTAATTTCCGGTCGTTTTCGGGCCAGCAGGTGCTTGTGTTTCCGCTCAAGGGCGAGCCGGTTTTGTTCGTCGGGGTAGAGAACCAACGAATCGAGGCGAATCGGGCGGGGTGGATCGAAGACGTACGCTGCGAGGCGATGACGCCGGTGCCTACACAAGCATGTGACTATCTTAAGGAAATTTCTGACTCTGGAAAAAGAATTGGAATCTCGACCCTCTCCATCATCCCGTACACTTGGTATCAGGAGTTTCAGGACCAAGTGCCGGCGAAAGAGTGGGTTGATTCTGGTGCGATGGTATGGGAGCCAAGGCTCATTCAGAGCAGCGAGGAAATCGAGATGTCGCGCCACGCCGCGCATTTGGGCGATCGCATCTGGGAGCGGATTTGCGAGTTCGCCAAGGAAGGCGTCACCGAGCTCGATATCCGCGCGGAGATGGACAACGTGATCCTCCCCGACGGCGGGACAGAGAACTTCAACATGATGGGTCTCGCCAGCATGGCCAATGGCGGCGAGGCGCCTTGGGGCTACGTCATTCCCCAGACGAAAAGAGCCATGAAAATGGGCGATGCCCTATTGCTTGAAATTTCGCCTCGGGTCGAGGGTTATTGGAACCAGCTGGTGCGCGTCCTCTGCCTGGGGCCGGCGGAGCAATGGCTGATCGATGCCTATGATGTTGTGCGCGTTGCGCGGGACGCTGCGCTTGGGTGCCTCAAACCGGGCGAGCCGATGGTCGGGATGGTGAACGCCATGGACGAGGTATTTAAGATCAAAGGGTTTGAGGTGTGGCCCTTCGGACTGGTTCATATCACGGGGCTCGATCTGACCGATTACATGATTACGCCGAAATCCACCGGAACGATAGAGCCCGGAATGGTGATCACCGTGCATCCCATGTATCAATTGAGCCCAGATCGCCAGATATTTTGGGGCGAGTCTTATGTTGTAACTGATAGTGGTTTTGAGCAACTGAATCGTTGTTCCGATGAGTTGGCATGTCTCTAA